In Carassius carassius chromosome 7, fCarCar2.1, whole genome shotgun sequence, one genomic interval encodes:
- the LOC132143362 gene encoding ras-related protein Rap-2a: protein MREYKVVVLGSGGVGKSALTVQFVTGTFIEKYDPTIEDFYRKEIEVDSSPSVLEILDTAGTEQFASMRDLYIKNGQGFILVYSLVNQQSFQDIKPMRDQIIRVKRYERVPVILVGNKVDLDNEREVSSSEGQALAEEWGCPFMETSAKSKTMVDELFSEIVRQMDYASQPDKEDPCCSSCNIQ from the exons ATGCGCGAGTACAAGGTGGTGGTGCTGGGCAGCGGAGGGGTCGGGAAATCCGCGCTCACGGTCCAGTTCGTGACCGGGACCTTCATCGAGAAGTACGACCCGACCATCGAAGACTTCTACCGCAAGGAGATCGAGGTGGACTCGTCACCGTCGGTGCTGGAGATCCTGGACACGGCGGGGACGGAGCAGTTCGCGTCCATGCGGGATCTCTACATCAAGAACGGCCAGGGCTTCATCCTGGTCTACAGCCTGGTCAACCAGCAGAGCTTCCAAGATATAAAGCCCATGAGAGACCAGATCATCAGGGTGAAGAG GTACGAGCGTGTGCCCGTGATACTCGTGGGAAACAAGGTGGACCTGGACAACGAGCGTGAGGTTTCGTCGAGCGAGGGTCAAGCTCTAGCTGAAGAATGGGGCTGCCCGTTCATGGAGACGTCGGCCAAGAGCAAAACCATGGTGGACGAACTGTTCTCTGAGATAGTCAGACAGATGGACTACGCTTCTCAGCCGGATAAAGAAGACCCATGCTGCTCCTCCTGCAATATACAATAA